From Pigmentibacter ruber, a single genomic window includes:
- a CDS encoding UvrD-helicase domain-containing protein, whose translation MRSFTEEQNKCIHFFPNYTASKKHLLIEAGAGAGKTAVLLERVKWLLLTKKIDPARLFIVTFSNDAAQQIKARIENDFSKEYFLNDALSLIHISTIDSFFSDLVNCIYPTWWEKNQSNNKFKMPPKLQLIEEEVIQDDLKKSIKKYFLNSNLNQKELVIAIDFLLSGALNTGFLQTSSTFSFILKALCNDTFLATSHENIRIAARNMHPATQVLLKDFHTLARKEYLKRIQRGEFSYADRTLFLKEELQSNIPIKIQELIVDEYQDTNHIQHDILYHLVQMNNARMIVVGDPKQSIYGFRNASVDVFQGLKKHINWEHLELKKNFRSDPSLLNKINSLSKITFDWNNPRFPVEFKESYFYKEALKKYISENALDAGKTIEENIIHVEKLNIVTCSLNTSRLNNSDEELNKKINSINLENYSLQCYVEFIKHWKKTVACDWNEMVILCEENADILKIYNFLKLHSIPVNISVEKNNTLDTILEYSVSLSLVKFLVDENDDYDLFMILISPICKINFEEIESFFLDKKFKSKKISDILAVIEKYKLIAKDNFLYAWQELRWELFYLFNHKCDDIHSMYFIINMDNFAEALVKKLSYHEFSFELEKKIKNNLIENTQLKEKKKKEQIIPHELEQWGIRNLNNKLLELENSLELKTVHKAKGLEWKHVFFYPKNGRVKPSGKFVTAISERFIDITWLQDDIENMSILQRVKNEKFNAEDYFEEYNSKGNLKEKYFYPELRKQAELDFERQRVFYTAFTRAISSLTIFQAKRHSQKRFGLRDDLSDYTSSDIIPSQKYLEEEILIKFLRSNFNLTSEKIKQGRKQITLEQKPPWFQTNENFPIPIKSNENSFSYYDFGPQFIHFCNFDSNERNTDEKPLISSNFINKFHFQATSVYRKTSNLDILNNISEEKTEKFKTNNIYELIQKKMKERKSISRGILYHAAIENKPAKINSLQYSIKLHAKKIYHELEVWKETEPVNFFTMTQRNILDFVAIIPIDKLSFLPFIPTFKTIDNQLFSLEELQLSSQNKNLVWLIDYKTGLPDESHIEQIINYMEIISQLNLQELNYPYDIIASICYPKKLIPDLFTLGSSSVSLNFFDFSNKESICFLLRKNSY comes from the coding sequence ATGCGTAGTTTTACTGAAGAACAAAATAAATGCATTCATTTTTTTCCGAATTATACAGCAAGCAAAAAACATCTCTTAATTGAAGCTGGTGCAGGCGCAGGAAAAACAGCCGTTCTTCTAGAAAGAGTAAAATGGCTGCTTTTGACTAAAAAAATTGACCCAGCTCGTTTATTCATTGTAACTTTTTCAAATGATGCTGCACAGCAAATCAAGGCACGAATTGAGAATGATTTTTCGAAAGAATATTTCTTAAATGATGCTTTAAGTTTAATACATATATCTACAATTGATAGTTTTTTTTCAGATCTTGTAAATTGTATTTATCCTACTTGGTGGGAAAAAAATCAGTCTAATAATAAGTTTAAAATGCCACCTAAATTACAACTCATTGAAGAAGAAGTAATCCAAGATGATCTTAAAAAATCAATCAAAAAATATTTTTTAAATAGCAATCTAAATCAAAAAGAGTTAGTAATAGCTATAGACTTTTTGCTGTCAGGAGCATTAAATACTGGTTTCTTACAGACTTCTAGTACTTTTAGTTTTATTCTAAAAGCTCTTTGCAATGATACTTTTCTCGCCACATCTCATGAAAATATTAGAATAGCTGCAAGAAATATGCATCCGGCAACTCAAGTTTTGCTTAAAGATTTTCATACCCTTGCACGCAAGGAGTATTTAAAGCGTATACAAAGGGGAGAATTTAGCTATGCTGATAGAACTTTATTTCTAAAAGAAGAACTACAGTCAAATATTCCAATAAAAATTCAAGAATTAATTGTTGATGAATACCAAGATACCAACCATATTCAGCATGACATTTTATATCACTTAGTGCAAATGAATAATGCTAGAATGATTGTTGTGGGAGATCCTAAACAAAGTATTTATGGATTTAGAAATGCTTCTGTTGATGTTTTTCAAGGTTTAAAAAAACATATCAACTGGGAACATTTAGAGCTGAAAAAAAACTTTCGCTCAGATCCCTCATTGCTAAATAAAATAAACTCTTTATCAAAAATTACGTTTGATTGGAATAACCCAAGGTTCCCAGTAGAATTCAAAGAATCTTATTTTTATAAAGAAGCATTAAAAAAATATATTTCTGAAAATGCTCTAGATGCAGGAAAAACAATTGAAGAAAATATAATTCATGTTGAAAAATTAAATATTGTTACATGTTCATTAAATACTTCAAGATTAAATAACTCTGATGAAGAATTAAATAAAAAAATTAATTCTATAAATTTAGAAAATTATTCATTGCAGTGTTATGTCGAATTTATAAAGCACTGGAAAAAAACTGTCGCCTGTGACTGGAATGAAATGGTTATTTTATGTGAAGAAAATGCAGATATTTTAAAAATTTATAATTTTCTAAAGCTACATAGTATTCCAGTAAATATTTCTGTGGAAAAAAATAATACGTTAGATACTATTTTAGAATATAGTGTTTCTTTATCATTAGTAAAATTTCTAGTTGACGAAAACGATGATTATGATCTATTTATGATATTGATTAGTCCAATTTGCAAAATAAACTTTGAAGAAATAGAAAGTTTCTTTCTCGACAAAAAATTTAAATCAAAAAAAATTAGTGATATATTAGCAGTTATTGAAAAGTATAAATTAATTGCAAAAGATAATTTTTTATATGCATGGCAAGAATTAAGATGGGAATTATTTTATTTATTTAATCATAAATGCGACGACATACATTCTATGTATTTTATTATTAACATGGATAATTTTGCAGAAGCTTTGGTAAAAAAACTTTCATATCATGAATTTTCGTTTGAATTAGAGAAAAAAATTAAAAATAATTTAATAGAAAATACTCAATTAAAAGAAAAAAAGAAGAAAGAACAAATCATACCTCATGAATTAGAACAGTGGGGCATAAGAAATTTAAATAATAAATTACTTGAACTAGAAAATTCTTTAGAGCTAAAAACAGTACACAAAGCAAAAGGCCTTGAATGGAAACATGTATTCTTTTACCCTAAAAATGGTCGAGTAAAGCCAAGTGGCAAATTTGTTACTGCAATTTCTGAACGATTTATTGATATTACTTGGTTACAAGACGATATTGAAAATATGTCAATATTGCAAAGAGTAAAAAATGAGAAATTTAATGCAGAAGATTATTTTGAGGAATACAACTCAAAAGGCAATTTAAAAGAAAAGTATTTTTATCCAGAATTAAGGAAACAAGCTGAATTAGATTTTGAACGTCAAAGGGTGTTTTATACTGCATTTACTAGGGCAATATCATCACTAACTATCTTTCAAGCAAAAAGACATTCCCAAAAAAGATTTGGTCTACGTGACGATTTATCAGATTATACTAGTAGTGATATTATTCCTTCTCAGAAATATCTTGAAGAAGAAATATTAATAAAATTTTTAAGAAGTAATTTTAATCTTACATCAGAAAAAATAAAACAAGGAAGGAAACAAATTACTCTAGAGCAAAAGCCTCCTTGGTTTCAAACAAATGAAAACTTTCCCATTCCTATTAAAAGCAATGAAAATTCCTTTTCATATTATGACTTCGGCCCTCAATTTATACATTTTTGTAACTTTGATAGTAACGAAAGAAATACTGATGAAAAACCTCTAATTTCCTCAAATTTTATTAATAAATTTCATTTCCAAGCTACTAGCGTTTATAGAAAAACTTCTAATTTAGATATACTAAACAACATATCAGAAGAAAAAACTGAGAAATTTAAGACTAATAATATATATGAATTGATTCAGAAAAAAATGAAAGAAAGAAAATCTATTTCACGGGGCATATTATATCATGCGGCTATAGAAAATAAACCTGCAAAAATTAATTCGCTCCAATATTCTATTAAATTACATGCCAAAAAAATCTACCATGAACTTGAAGTTTGGAAAGAAACAGAACCTGTGAATTTTTTTACAATGACTCAAAGGAATATCCTTGATTTTGTAGCTATTATTCCAATTGATAAATTGTCTTTTCTCCCATTCATTCCTACATTTAAAACAATAGATAATCAACTTTTTAGTTTAGAGGAATTACAACTAAGCTCACAGAACAAAAATTTAGTATGGCTTATTGACTATAAAACGGGTTTACCTGATGAATCACATATTGAGCAAATAATAAATTATATGGAAATAATTAGTCAACTCAATTTGCAAGAGCTAAATTACCCTTATGATATCATTGCCTCGATCTGTTACCCTAAGAAATTAATTCCAGATTTATTTACTTTGGGTTCAAGTTCTGTAAGTTTAAATTTTTTTGATTTCTCAAACAAAGAAAGTATCTGCTTTCTATTGAGAAAAAATTCCTACTAG
- a CDS encoding FmdB family zinc ribbon protein: MPIYVYEPTIWSLDEPVSDCCYFESIQSFKDEPLKSCPTCGHAVHRSVTNFSLSTSKSSQEKTSDPFQALNSKNDSPSARAARLAMRHVCAQGCKH, from the coding sequence TTGCCTATATATGTTTATGAACCCACTATTTGGTCTTTAGATGAACCTGTTAGTGATTGCTGTTATTTTGAATCTATACAATCTTTTAAAGATGAACCATTGAAGAGTTGTCCAACATGTGGGCATGCGGTTCATCGTAGTGTGACTAATTTTAGTTTATCCACGTCTAAATCAAGTCAGGAAAAAACATCTGACCCTTTCCAAGCTTTAAATTCAAAAAACGATTCCCCCTCTGCTCGTGCAGCGCGTTTGGCTATGCGGCATGTTTGTGCTCAAGGTTGCAAACATTAA
- a CDS encoding M14 family metallopeptidase: protein MNSQILNLEDNLKIFEKYAADYSNGIPHSLTIDFKKHKGHIIFSGLVHGNETGSLPAIIKIIEDLLSHKITYGGKISFFLGNIPAARQNVRFIEMDLNRSFGTKNSFSNTIEAKRAAELTPLLQQADIYYDFHQTIMPCLRPFYIFEMDLQSYYWARSTGISNTYVTRKKGAAFSNLGMCTDEYVRSLQKVGITIELGEKGFHTSAALFAYWIMKRAIKNMDLVFLHHCSIKKLAHKNDDFEFMQIKYKEKFDHPTKRLHQGLSNFKYIEKNENIGFDNLNKPLLAPLSGNILFPKYPTRDENHQAKQPLPGELFVIAQKMNFHPLKWTYSYKSRANPNRKPNSK, encoded by the coding sequence GTGAATTCACAAATATTAAATCTTGAAGACAACTTAAAAATTTTTGAAAAATATGCAGCAGACTACAGTAATGGAATTCCCCATTCACTAACCATAGATTTTAAAAAGCATAAAGGTCATATTATTTTTTCTGGTTTAGTGCATGGGAACGAAACAGGTTCATTGCCAGCTATTATTAAAATCATTGAAGATCTTCTCTCTCACAAAATAACATATGGTGGGAAAATATCATTTTTCTTGGGAAACATTCCTGCTGCGCGCCAAAATGTTCGTTTTATCGAAATGGATTTAAACAGAAGTTTTGGTACAAAAAATTCTTTTTCTAATACTATAGAAGCAAAAAGAGCTGCAGAGCTCACACCTTTACTGCAACAAGCTGATATTTATTATGATTTTCATCAAACTATTATGCCATGTTTAAGACCATTTTATATTTTTGAGATGGATCTTCAAAGTTACTATTGGGCAAGATCAACTGGTATATCGAATACATATGTAACGAGAAAAAAAGGAGCGGCTTTTTCAAATTTAGGGATGTGTACAGATGAATATGTTCGCTCATTGCAAAAGGTAGGAATTACTATTGAACTTGGAGAAAAAGGGTTCCATACTAGTGCTGCTCTTTTTGCATATTGGATAATGAAAAGAGCTATTAAAAACATGGATTTAGTATTCCTGCACCATTGCTCCATTAAAAAATTAGCTCACAAAAATGATGATTTTGAATTCATGCAAATTAAATACAAGGAAAAATTTGATCATCCAACAAAACGACTTCATCAAGGACTTAGTAACTTTAAATATATAGAAAAAAATGAAAATATTGGCTTTGATAACTTAAATAAACCTTTATTAGCACCTTTAAGTGGAAATATTTTATTTCCAAAATACCCTACTCGCGATGAAAATCACCAAGCAAAACAGCCCTTACCTGGAGAACTATTTGTGATAGCACAAAAAATGAATTTTCATCCATTAAAATGGACTTATTCTTATAAATCAAGAGCAAATCCTAATCGCAAACCAAATTCTAAGTAA
- a CDS encoding LysM peptidoglycan-binding domain-containing protein, giving the protein MLKIKNLFLKILIILTIFHFSLKNEAYAKKQNYIIYTVKKNDTLFKILKRYKLNPIFGKNGSLKRTLDLNPKKKKSKGNLIFPREKIKIPAFKTRKGKNIIAIDNTQEEKEVQKKQPILILSGILEKNAIILKWDISPESSEYKYDVKRAFVEENEFKIIEENLTIKEFKDKDLFLEKEYKYIVTVKDGNGFILNSNEFKIVYKPLFYTSLKGMLNDKKIHLEWEGLEDNSNIKYILLRKFKNEDEFKPILINTFENTFSDLNITGNKIYQYQVKAINADKELGMSNIVEIPSFLLAYHENNLKLNIATAYYTYHEYNTTNNTDNVLYTSLSPTLGLSYLKNWNENFATYSSLELSYLDFLNSSYYNISGNPVLLYGLNLGLNYQLMKYLHIHEKINIGKDVIYKPYSNNSNLQSIYTFNNSLYLGIHFYKTKLLDIFTEIGYIASLSLTNTNGFGNGYEINFSLLKGFENFDFTTKIYYLNKNIITSDVTSNESNFGLIAEITFPIGEN; this is encoded by the coding sequence TTGCTCAAGATAAAAAATTTATTTCTTAAAATTTTAATAATACTGACTATCTTTCACTTTTCTTTGAAGAATGAAGCATATGCAAAAAAGCAAAATTATATTATATATACTGTAAAAAAGAATGACACATTATTTAAAATCTTAAAAAGATATAAATTAAATCCTATTTTTGGGAAAAATGGATCATTAAAAAGAACATTAGATTTAAATCCAAAAAAAAAGAAATCAAAAGGAAATTTAATTTTTCCAAGAGAAAAAATAAAAATACCAGCTTTTAAAACCCGAAAAGGCAAAAATATAATTGCTATTGACAATACTCAAGAAGAAAAGGAAGTTCAAAAAAAACAACCCATTTTGATTCTTAGTGGCATTTTAGAAAAAAACGCTATTATTTTAAAATGGGATATTTCTCCTGAAAGTAGTGAATATAAATATGATGTAAAAAGAGCTTTTGTTGAAGAGAATGAATTTAAAATTATAGAAGAAAATTTAACTATTAAAGAATTTAAAGATAAAGATTTGTTTTTAGAAAAGGAATATAAATATATAGTTACCGTTAAAGATGGAAATGGTTTTATTTTAAACTCAAATGAATTTAAAATAGTTTATAAACCATTATTTTATACTAGTTTAAAAGGGATGTTAAACGATAAAAAAATACATTTAGAATGGGAAGGACTAGAAGATAATAGCAATATTAAATATATCTTACTTCGTAAATTTAAAAATGAAGATGAATTTAAGCCTATTTTAATAAATACTTTTGAGAATACATTTTCTGATTTGAATATTACTGGAAATAAAATATATCAATACCAGGTTAAAGCTATCAATGCGGATAAAGAATTAGGAATGTCAAATATAGTAGAAATTCCATCATTTCTTTTAGCTTATCATGAAAATAATTTAAAATTAAATATAGCAACAGCATATTATACATACCATGAATATAATACAACTAATAATACTGATAATGTTCTTTATACTTCATTAAGTCCAACTTTAGGTTTAAGTTATTTAAAAAATTGGAATGAAAATTTTGCTACTTATTCTTCTTTAGAATTATCATATTTAGATTTTTTAAATAGTAGTTATTATAATATATCCGGAAATCCTGTTTTACTCTATGGATTAAATTTAGGATTAAATTATCAATTAATGAAATACTTGCATATACATGAAAAAATTAATATTGGAAAAGATGTTATTTATAAACCTTATAGTAATAATTCTAACTTACAAAGTATTTATACTTTTAATAACTCATTGTACTTGGGAATTCACTTTTATAAAACAAAATTGCTTGATATATTTACTGAAATAGGCTATATAGCATCTTTAAGTTTAACAAATACAAATGGATTTGGAAATGGCTATGAAATTAATTTTTCTCTGTTGAAAGGATTTGAAAATTTTGATTTTACTACAAAAATTTATTACTTAAATAAAAATATAATAACTTCTGATGTGACATCTAATGAATCGAATTTTGGCTTAATTGCTGAAATAACATTTCCTATAGGAGAGAATTAA
- a CDS encoding histidine phosphatase family protein, protein MKKINPIVILFRHGQTDYNAEKRFQGQQNCPLNMNGLEQVQKTGEVISDLLEDIFNKFPNSKIAECRTSDLQRSVLSAQVVSKVISKRLGKNINFMNEPKLREYHAGELENYTIDEYLKKNPGKLEKYFSDYKEDPLNAKYPGENSESWNMVSTRILPFLVDLNQAFISQLADNPQIDLMHENSVQDIYIWSTHGGVIRNFLSLMQICDFNTSFIEVGNGDVLLLKPSLVIESHELKDKQLNSSALLNDRLVTWELLKHVKIGDSITVLTDLSTLIK, encoded by the coding sequence ATGAAAAAAATAAATCCTATCGTTATTCTATTTAGACATGGTCAAACAGATTATAATGCGGAAAAACGCTTTCAAGGACAGCAAAACTGTCCTTTAAATATGAATGGTTTGGAACAAGTACAAAAAACTGGTGAAGTTATTAGTGATTTACTTGAAGATATTTTTAACAAATTTCCTAATTCTAAAATTGCTGAATGTCGTACTTCAGATCTCCAAAGATCTGTTTTATCTGCACAAGTTGTTAGTAAAGTAATATCAAAGCGCTTAGGAAAAAATATTAATTTTATGAATGAACCTAAATTACGCGAATATCATGCAGGAGAGTTAGAAAATTATACAATTGATGAATATCTTAAAAAAAATCCTGGCAAATTAGAAAAATATTTTTCTGATTATAAAGAAGATCCTTTAAATGCTAAATATCCTGGAGAAAATTCTGAGTCATGGAATATGGTTTCAACAAGAATTCTACCTTTTTTGGTAGATTTAAATCAAGCTTTTATTTCTCAACTAGCTGATAATCCTCAAATTGATTTAATGCATGAGAATTCTGTACAGGATATTTACATTTGGTCAACACATGGTGGAGTCATAAGAAACTTCTTAAGTTTAATGCAAATTTGTGATTTCAATACCTCTTTCATTGAGGTGGGGAATGGAGATGTTCTCCTTTTAAAACCATCTCTAGTAATTGAATCGCATGAGCTAAAAGACAAGCAACTAAATTCTTCAGCCTTACTTAATGACAGGCTAGTGACATGGGAATTGTTAAAACATGTTAAAATAGGTGATTCAATTACTGTACTTACAGATTTATCTACCCTTATTAAGTAA
- a CDS encoding acetoacetate--CoA ligase — MFKSHCVQMFNSAASECLWEPSEEKIKSANLTLFRNYINQKYNLNLKNFHELYLWSIGEYAGKKNHHSVLLFWQNILEYFQIIHDNEDEYSVINIDDFKKVEWFPSVNLNYTQNLLRKNDSELAIVFRGENFQEKKLSWTELNMQVSKMQQFLLSIGIEKNDCIAFYMPNIPETITLFLAAASLGAICSFCSPDFGIQGVLDRFGQIEPKLFVFSDSSVYNGKVIQDFKKITEIIRNLKSLKNIVEVNYFSNEIENIDKILISPDIKYSNYLSVLKKFEYKEIQYPKFPFNHPLFIMYSSGTTGVPKCIVHGAGGTLIQHVKEHKLHCDFKDGDKVFYYTTCGWMMYQWLVSALASNCTIILYDGSPFFPSPEMLFNYIDSEKVRFFGTSAKYIDAIKKTSFIPKNKYPLKNLDFIGSTGSPLHDESFEFVYQNIKKDVCLSSLSGGTDIISCFVLGNPTGKVFKGEIQTPGLGMKVEVFNEFGKSIINEQGELVCTLPFPSQPIYFWNDHDHSKFFNSYFKKFVNVWHHGDWAEIKSSGGIVIYGRSDATLNPGGVRIGTADIYRQVEQFEDILESIAVEQKWQNDTRIILFVKLKVDKNLTPTLIDEIKGKLKVNCSPRHVPAKIISVPDIPRTRSGKIVETAVKSVINGLEVKNKEAMANPEVLAYYQNHPELNLD, encoded by the coding sequence ATGTTTAAATCCCATTGTGTTCAAATGTTTAATTCAGCTGCGAGTGAATGCCTTTGGGAACCTTCAGAAGAAAAAATAAAATCTGCAAATCTTACATTATTTAGAAATTATATTAATCAGAAATATAATCTTAATTTAAAAAATTTTCATGAACTATATTTATGGTCAATTGGTGAATATGCGGGAAAAAAAAATCATCATTCTGTATTACTATTTTGGCAAAATATTTTAGAATATTTTCAAATAATTCATGATAATGAAGATGAATATAGTGTAATTAATATTGATGATTTTAAAAAAGTGGAATGGTTCCCTTCTGTTAATTTAAATTACACGCAAAATTTACTAAGGAAAAATGATTCTGAATTAGCTATTGTTTTTAGAGGTGAAAATTTTCAAGAAAAAAAATTAAGTTGGACAGAATTAAACATGCAGGTTTCTAAAATGCAGCAATTTCTTCTTTCAATTGGGATTGAAAAAAATGATTGTATTGCATTTTATATGCCAAATATTCCTGAAACAATTACTTTGTTTTTAGCGGCAGCTAGTTTGGGAGCTATCTGTTCATTTTGTTCTCCAGATTTTGGGATTCAAGGAGTTTTAGATAGATTTGGGCAAATTGAACCTAAACTTTTTGTTTTTTCTGATTCAAGTGTTTATAATGGTAAAGTGATTCAAGATTTTAAAAAAATAACTGAAATAATAAGAAATTTAAAGTCGTTAAAAAATATTGTGGAAGTTAATTATTTTAGTAATGAAATTGAAAATATTGATAAAATATTAATTTCTCCTGATATAAAATATAGTAATTATTTATCCGTTCTTAAAAAATTTGAATATAAAGAAATACAATATCCAAAATTCCCATTTAATCATCCTTTGTTCATAATGTATTCTTCTGGAACAACAGGCGTCCCAAAGTGTATTGTGCATGGAGCTGGGGGAACTTTAATTCAGCATGTAAAAGAACATAAACTACACTGTGATTTTAAAGATGGCGATAAAGTCTTCTACTATACAACTTGTGGTTGGATGATGTATCAATGGCTGGTATCTGCACTAGCATCTAACTGTACAATAATTCTTTATGACGGCTCACCTTTTTTTCCTTCGCCAGAAATGTTATTTAACTATATAGACTCAGAAAAAGTTCGTTTTTTTGGAACTTCAGCTAAATATATCGATGCAATTAAAAAAACTTCTTTTATACCAAAAAATAAATATCCTTTAAAAAATTTAGATTTTATAGGTTCTACTGGTTCACCGTTGCATGATGAAAGCTTTGAATTTGTCTATCAAAATATTAAAAAAGATGTGTGTCTATCATCTTTGTCTGGTGGAACCGATATTATTTCTTGTTTTGTGTTAGGAAATCCTACTGGCAAAGTTTTTAAAGGAGAAATTCAAACTCCAGGTCTTGGTATGAAAGTTGAAGTTTTTAATGAATTTGGAAAAAGTATTATCAACGAACAAGGTGAATTGGTTTGTACTTTACCATTTCCTTCGCAGCCAATTTATTTTTGGAATGATCATGATCATTCTAAATTTTTTAATAGTTACTTTAAAAAATTTGTCAACGTATGGCACCATGGAGATTGGGCTGAAATAAAATCTTCAGGTGGTATCGTTATTTATGGAAGATCAGATGCAACTTTAAATCCAGGTGGGGTAAGAATTGGAACTGCGGACATATATCGCCAAGTTGAACAATTTGAGGATATTTTAGAAAGTATTGCTGTTGAACAAAAATGGCAAAATGACACTAGAATTATTTTGTTTGTCAAACTAAAAGTTGATAAAAATTTAACGCCTACACTTATAGATGAAATTAAAGGTAAATTAAAAGTAAATTGTTCTCCAAGACATGTCCCAGCAAAAATAATTTCTGTTCCAGATATTCCACGGACAAGATCTGGAAAAATAGTTGAGACCGCTGTCAAAAGTGTGATAAATGGATTGGAAGTTAAAAATAAGGAAGCAATGGCAAATCCTGAAGTTTTAGCATATTATCAAAATCACCCTGAATTAAATTTAGATTAA
- a CDS encoding acyl-CoA thioesterase → MSSINQIRVANPSEVTINNRTYIRVTSHLVLSAHLNAGNNLFGGLLVQWADECAGIFVMEILKTHHVVTKKISEVLFNEPAKLGDVLEFLCCVKAIGKSSITVECVCRAKQIDTEDRLRTILNCDLVFVKIDKFGRSTHHNFVLEES, encoded by the coding sequence ATGTCAAGTATAAATCAAATTAGGGTTGCTAACCCAAGTGAAGTCACCATAAATAATAGAACATATATCCGAGTAACATCCCATTTGGTGCTAAGTGCACACTTAAATGCAGGGAATAATTTATTTGGTGGATTGCTAGTTCAATGGGCAGATGAGTGTGCAGGTATTTTTGTAATGGAAATTTTGAAAACTCATCATGTTGTGACTAAAAAAATATCTGAAGTGTTGTTCAATGAACCAGCAAAACTTGGTGATGTATTAGAATTTCTTTGTTGCGTAAAAGCAATTGGGAAATCCTCGATAACTGTTGAATGTGTTTGTCGTGCAAAACAGATTGACACTGAGGATAGACTCCGTACTATTTTAAACTGTGACCTCGTGTTTGTAAAAATAGATAAATTTGGAAGATCAACACATCATAATTTTGTGCTAGAGGAAAGTTGA
- a CDS encoding FliG C-terminal domain-containing protein produces the protein MTPSQKAAAILALAGEENAAKLIQNIPEYETKKILKAFSRLPILTEKDIEILAKEFVDLVKKVDSYQGAFSINKAKQILSKANLTLKDPTWIEQLSDSYLIDEIRNILETIYEKVLIQWLKLEHPQTITLILAIAPPDKCSAIFKHLNESVRTEILLRISVLNHVDTPELENVHEELEKLQKNMNSRNTTPNGVEKISQMLQAANSDFRTQLLAGLSSKNPELANKIAQDMLTLSRISELNSNHLSLLCSNLSDQVLSLGLRLEDDSVKEKFLSCVAKKRRHLIENDWEHGKVQKKIVENAISTIIKKALELKEKGKIAFPWEETLV, from the coding sequence ATGACTCCAAGTCAAAAAGCGGCTGCAATTCTTGCCTTAGCAGGAGAAGAAAACGCTGCAAAACTTATCCAAAACATTCCAGAATATGAAACTAAAAAAATTTTAAAAGCTTTTTCACGCTTACCTATTTTGACTGAAAAAGATATAGAAATATTAGCTAAAGAATTTGTTGACCTTGTTAAAAAAGTTGATTCTTATCAAGGTGCTTTTTCGATAAATAAAGCAAAGCAAATTTTATCGAAAGCAAATTTAACTTTAAAAGATCCAACTTGGATTGAACAGCTATCAGACTCCTATCTTATTGATGAAATAAGAAATATTCTTGAAACAATCTATGAAAAAGTTCTAATTCAATGGTTAAAACTTGAACATCCTCAAACAATAACTCTCATTCTAGCAATCGCCCCCCCCGATAAATGCTCAGCAATATTTAAACATCTCAACGAAAGTGTTAGAACAGAAATACTCTTAAGAATTAGTGTCTTAAATCATGTTGATACACCAGAACTTGAAAATGTTCATGAAGAACTAGAAAAGTTACAAAAAAATATGAATTCTAGAAATACAACTCCAAATGGAGTGGAAAAGATAAGCCAAATGCTTCAAGCGGCAAATAGTGATTTTAGAACGCAATTACTTGCAGGATTAAGCTCGAAAAATCCTGAACTGGCTAACAAAATTGCACAAGATATGTTGACTTTGTCGCGTATATCTGAATTAAATTCCAATCATCTTAGCTTATTATGTTCAAATTTAAGCGACCAAGTACTATCTTTAGGACTGCGCCTAGAAGATGACTCTGTAAAAGAAAAATTTCTTTCCTGTGTAGCAAAAAAAAGGAGACATTTGATAGAAAATGACTGGGAACATGGAAAGGTACAAAAAAAAATAGTTGAAAACGCCATTTCAACTATTATAAAAAAGGCCTTAGAGCTAAAGGAAAAGGGGAAAATAGCATTTCCTTGGGAAGAAACTTTGGTATAA